Genomic window (Candidatus Methylomirabilota bacterium):
CCTGCTACTTCGGCGAGGGGTCCGTGCCCCAGGGCGAGTTCCACGAGGCCATGAACCTGTCCGCCCTGTGGAAGCTCCCCGTGATCTGGCTGTGCGAGAACAACCGGTACGCGATGGGCACGGCCATCGAGCGGGCGCTGGCCCAGACGGACATCTGGAAGTTCGGCCAGACGTACGGCATCCCCGGCGAGGCCGTCGACGGCATGGACGTGCTGGCCGTGCGCGAGGCCGTAGGCCGGGCCGTGGAGCGGGCGCGCAAGGACAAGGCGCCGTCGCTCATCGAGGCCCGCACCTACCGGTTCCGCGGCCACTCCATGCGTGACCCGGCGGGGGCCGTCTACCGCAGCAAGGACGAGGTCGAGCGGGAGAAGCTCCGGGATCCGATCGTCCTGTTCCGGGACCGCGTGCTCCAGGCCGGGCTCCTCAGCGAAGCCGACGTGCGGACGCTCCAGAAGGATGTCAACGATCGCATCGACGACGCCACGACGTTCGCCGACGCCTCCGCCGAGCCGCCGCTGGAATGGCTCCTGACCGACGTGTACCGGGAGGGCGCGTGATGGCAGTCATGAGCTATCGCGAGGCACTGAATCTCGCCCTCCGGGAAGAGATGAAGCGCGACGAGCGGGTCTTCGTGATCGGCGAAGAGGTCGGACTCTACGACGGCGCCTACAAGGTCACCCAGGGCTTGCTCAAAGAATTCGGGCCCCGGCGGGTCGTGGATACCCCGATCGCCGAGTCGGGCTTCACCGGGGTCGGCGTGGGGGCGGCGATGGTCGGCCTGCGCCCGGTCGTGGAGATGATGACGTTCAACTTCGCGTTGCTGGCGCTGGATCAGATCGTCAACTCGGCGGCCAAGCTCCACTACATGTCGGGCGGGCAGTACAACGTGCCCATGGTGATCCGCGGCCCCGGCGGGCCGGCGCACCAGCTCGCCGCCCAGCACTCGCAGTCGATGGAGGTGTACTTCTATCACGTGCCCGGACTCAAGGTGGTGCGGCCCTCGACGCCGATGGACGCCAAGGGCCTTCTCAAGGCCGCCATCCGGGACGAGAATCCCGTGATCTTCATCGAGTCGGAGACGCTCTACGCGTTGAAGGGCGAGGTCCCCGAGGATCCCGAGTTCATCATCCCGCTCGGACAGGCGGCGGTGCGCCGCGAGGGCACGGACGTCACCGTGATCGCCTACATGGGCATGATGTACCGGGCCCTGGAGGCGGCCGAGGAGCTGGCCGGCGAGGGCCTCTCGGTGGAAGTCGTCGACCCGCGCACCCTGCGCCCCATGGACGCGGCGACCATCATCGGATCCGTCCGCAAGACTCACCGGGCGGTCGTGGTGGAAGCTGGGGCCGGATTCGCCGGCATGGGCTCGGAGATCGCCGCCTTCGTCACCGAGCACGCCTTCGACGACCTGGATGCGCCCGTGGAGCGCGTCACCGGGGCCAACGCGCCGATGCCGTACGCGCGAAATCTGGAAAAGGCCAAGACGCCGTCCAAGGAGCGCATCGTGGAGGCCATTCGCCGCGTCTGCCACTCCGAGGGGAGCGAGCCATGACGGTGACCCGGGTGGTCATGCCGAAGCTCTCCGAGGCCATGGAGACCGGTCGCATCATCAAGTGGCTGAAGAAGGAAGGTGACCGGGTCCAGGGCGGCGACATCCTCGCCGAGGTGGAGACCGACAAGGCCGACGTGGAGATGGAGGCGTTCGGGGGCGGTGTCTTGCGCAAGGTGCTGGTGTCGGCCGGCGATCGGGCCCCGGTGGGCGCCCTCGTCGCCGTGATCGCCGAGCCCGACGAGGACATCGCCGGGGTGGTCGCACAGGCGCCCAGCCCGGTGGCCGCGCCGGCGGTCGCTGCGGCTCAGCCGGCTCCGGCGGGAACGATGTCGGACCGGCCGGCGCCCGTGCCGCCCCAGCCGCGGAGCGAGGACCACGTGACCCGCATCCCGGCCCCGGCGGCCGCGCCTGCGGGGCCGGGGACGACGCCGGTGAGCGCCCCTGGGGCACGAGACGAGGGCAGGGTGAAGGCGTCTCCCCTGGCCAGGAAGATCGCCGCTCAGTCGGGTGTGGACCTGCGCCTCGTCCGCGGCTCGGGGCCGGGCGGCCGCGTCATCCGGCGCGACGTCGAGGCGGCGCGGACGGCCGTCCCCGCCCAGGCCCCGGCGGCCCGGCCGGCGGCGCCGGGGGTGGAGTACGAGGACCGGCCGCTGACACCGATCCGCGCCGTCATCGCCAAGCGCATGCCGATGGCCAAGGCACCGGTGCCGCACTTCTACGTCACCGCCGAGGTGGCGATGGACCGGGCCTGGGAGCTCCGCGAGGAACTGAACGCCCTGGAGGGCCAACCCAGGATCTCGGTCAACGATCTCGTCATCCGGGCCTGCGCCCTGGGCCTGCTCGCGCATCCCGAGGTCAACGCCTCGTTCCAGGGTGAGTCGGTTCGCGTCTGGCACCGCGTCCACCTCGGGCTCGCCGTGGCGCTCGACGAGGGATTGATCACCCCGGTCCTCCGTGACTGCCACGCCAAGTCGCTCGCCCAGATCGCCGTGGAGGCGCGGGACCTCGTCGAACGGGCCCGTACGCGCAAGTTGCGGTCCCAGGAGCTGAGCGGTGCCACCTTCTCGATCTCGAATCTGGGCATGTTCGACGTGACGGAGTTTTCGGCGATCATCAATCCCCCCGAAGGGGCCATCCTGGCGGTGGGAGCCGTTCGGCGAGTCCCCGTCGTGGACCAGGACGCTGTCACCGTCGGGCGTCGGATGGCGGTGACGCTGTCCTGCGATCACCGGGTCATGGACGGCGCGATGGCTGCGCGCTTTCTGCAGACGGTCGAGCAGCTGCTCGAAGAGCCGCTGCGACTGCTCGTATGACCGTGGGCCCGTCTAGAACGGTGGTCACGACTCGGATCGCGCTGCGAATGACCGCAGCGGGTGATTGCGGCGGGGCACGGGCGTGGCGAGAGCCCGGGTGCCCGTGCCCTGTTAATGATCATGGCCACGCATAAGGCTGACGTCGCCGTCGTGGGGACGGGGCCCGGCGGATATGTCGCGGCGATTCGGTGCGCGCAGCTCGGGTTGTCGGTCATTGCCGTGGAAGACGACCGGCCGGGGGGCGTGTGTCTCAACTGGGGGTGCATTCCGACCAAGGCGCTGCTCCGGAATGCCGAGGTAGTGCACCTGTTCGAGCGGGCTTCCGATTTCGGGATCCGCGTGCAGGAGTGGAAGGCCGACTACGCGGAAGCGGTCCGCCGCAGCCGGGGCGTCGCCGACCGCATGGCCAAGGGCGTCGAGTTCCTGTTCCGCAAGAACAAGATCACGTTGCTGGCGGGAACCGGCAGCCTCAAGAGCCCCACGCAGGTGGAGGTCCGGGGCGAGGCCGGCACTGACGCCATCGAGGCCCGGGCCGTCATACTGGCCACGGGCTCCGAGCCCCGGTCGCTACCTGGACTGAGCATCGACGAGAAGCTGATCCTCTCTTCCAACGGCGCCGTGCGGCAGGAGCGGGCGCCGGCCTCGCTCATCGTGATCGGCGCGGGCGCCGTGGGCGTGGAGTTCGCCGACGTCTACGCCACCTATGGGACCCAGGTCACTCTCCTGGAGGCGCTGCCCCGGGTGGTGCCGGTGGAGGACGAGGAGGTCTCGACGCTGCTGGCGCGCCTGTTCGGCCGGCGGGGGATGACGATCAAGACCGGGGTGAAGGTCACCGCGGTGAAGCCGGGCGGCCCCGGCGCGGTGGTCGAGACCGACGGCGGCCGCTTCGAGGCCGAGCAGGTCCTGGTGGCTGTCGGGCGAGGGGCCCGCGTGCGCGACGTGGGCCTGGAGGCCCTCGGGGTGCAGATGGAGAAAGGCTTCGTGAAGGTCTCGCCCCGCATGGAGACGTCGATCAAGGGCATCTATGCCATCGGCGACATGGCCGGGCCACCGCTGCTGGCGCACAAGGCCATGGCCGAAGGCGTCGTGGCTGCCGAAGCGATTGCCGGGCGGGATCCGCGGCCGGTGGACTACGGCAACGTGCCGTCCTGCA
Coding sequences:
- the pdhA gene encoding pyruvate dehydrogenase (acetyl-transferring) E1 component subunit alpha; this translates as MAQKKQPALNVDADLARRLLGDMMLIRRFEEKAAEAYALGKIGGFLHLYIGEEAVAVGATSVLRPDDYAIAAYREHGHCLAKGSDPRRVMAELYGRRDGLCKGKGGSMHLFDASVNFLGGHAIVGAHLPQAAGVGFAIKYRGTDQVIACYFGEGSVPQGEFHEAMNLSALWKLPVIWLCENNRYAMGTAIERALAQTDIWKFGQTYGIPGEAVDGMDVLAVREAVGRAVERARKDKAPSLIEARTYRFRGHSMRDPAGAVYRSKDEVEREKLRDPIVLFRDRVLQAGLLSEADVRTLQKDVNDRIDDATTFADASAEPPLEWLLTDVYREGA
- a CDS encoding dihydrolipoamide acetyltransferase family protein produces the protein MTVTRVVMPKLSEAMETGRIIKWLKKEGDRVQGGDILAEVETDKADVEMEAFGGGVLRKVLVSAGDRAPVGALVAVIAEPDEDIAGVVAQAPSPVAAPAVAAAQPAPAGTMSDRPAPVPPQPRSEDHVTRIPAPAAAPAGPGTTPVSAPGARDEGRVKASPLARKIAAQSGVDLRLVRGSGPGGRVIRRDVEAARTAVPAQAPAARPAAPGVEYEDRPLTPIRAVIAKRMPMAKAPVPHFYVTAEVAMDRAWELREELNALEGQPRISVNDLVIRACALGLLAHPEVNASFQGESVRVWHRVHLGLAVALDEGLITPVLRDCHAKSLAQIAVEARDLVERARTRKLRSQELSGATFSISNLGMFDVTEFSAIINPPEGAILAVGAVRRVPVVDQDAVTVGRRMAVTLSCDHRVMDGAMAARFLQTVEQLLEEPLRLLV
- the lpdA gene encoding dihydrolipoyl dehydrogenase, yielding MATHKADVAVVGTGPGGYVAAIRCAQLGLSVIAVEDDRPGGVCLNWGCIPTKALLRNAEVVHLFERASDFGIRVQEWKADYAEAVRRSRGVADRMAKGVEFLFRKNKITLLAGTGSLKSPTQVEVRGEAGTDAIEARAVILATGSEPRSLPGLSIDEKLILSSNGAVRQERAPASLIVIGAGAVGVEFADVYATYGTQVTLLEALPRVVPVEDEEVSTLLARLFGRRGMTIKTGVKVTAVKPGGPGAVVETDGGRFEAEQVLVAVGRGARVRDVGLEALGVQMEKGFVKVSPRMETSIKGIYAIGDMAGPPLLAHKAMAEGVVAAEAIAGRDPRPVDYGNVPSCTYCRPQIASIGLSESRARENGRDVSVGRFPLTASGKAVALGETDGFVKVVADKATGELLGAHIIGPEATEMIHEFAVGRTLEATLEEIVHTIHAHPTLSEAALEATLAALGRAIHI